One region of Zingiber officinale cultivar Zhangliang chromosome 7B, Zo_v1.1, whole genome shotgun sequence genomic DNA includes:
- the LOC122007282 gene encoding protein SIEL-like, with translation MDLALLARLQNQLSSSSADSPRCLRALSLARSLLTHPDSTENTRRSIVDILIGSLRHRADDSTILRLKLKILGDAAMLSREFASAVVAAVRPFLDSCDNLAADALATLVSAAEAHALCADREAGDKGGGELPLIASVLNGDILISLASSPIAAVRSGILDLLVRSVEGMRGDLFRRHLVIRIFRSLVMDLYPLVRRRAVDGMIALLRYAGGGIDSLDVEHFFDRAVELLKDEAEVVRLVAVRLISECGEIFTASQQGAEHSDQMTMIFVQLGSMARDMCVEVRYEAFIALGRVRLVQENVLLQSLSKKILRAKSGSHVESSVNGTKISLQSAAGIFVHGIEDEFYKVREAACRSMGKLSISSAQFANEAINLLMDMLNDDTEVVQLQTLQTLCHMATCNSLIIQSKHTQMFLWLLSDINASIRCKARKLLQLVKLPDLVTFTKAIDSLITNLETFPEEEKDIFFVLFFLGKNHKKFSTKVAKEFAKKTDLSCGELILDSPGAAAKLVLIISSSFFNEQRTTDIPAVLFSYAVPLCGRIASALRGAISQDSLVAYLCSQSKEVNKLYSSAGPVDFTMFDFAFKGNTLDFSEIVTFPEQLQDSSELLNDEIMHSIKLNLKTIGEAWPLIKSHQLHKVRSLLRDCKEELETIALDVDQSACGFLDFVSLYIEAIHLIAEVWERCLSTGSHFMGMTALDIKLEKLDSNLKRLRNAFCDLQSDEECHVLELTLLSYAFRLTEIGVHPEPIFAELKSIILRLEFLCEGSSNLSAFAKEVRRVCNGCTTDTDFHPHVFRKMVELFYPQKVTYSGRFKQKKAEVRVIGNDSENPLTFIPGLPVGIPFHITIYEVLNNDRLWILMEMGKSINYVFLDLSQFKGSEAKRNQTLHVPFYGTPKAPSFSLKVYIAMECPDDPTNQKRGQGGPINNLAIISIENSVYFVNVSNK, from the exons ATGGACCTTGCTCTCCTTGCGCGACTGCAAAAccagctctcttcctcttctgcCGACTCACCTCGTTGCCTCAGGGCCCTTTCCTTGGCTCGATCTCTCCTTACGCACCCCGATTCCACTGAGAACACTCGCCGCTCCATCGTTGACATCCTCATTGGCTCCCTCCGCCACCGCGCTGACGACTCTACCATCCTCCGTTTGAAACTCAAGATCCTTGGTGATGCAGCCATGCTATCCCGAGAATTCGCCTCCGCCGTGGTCGCTGCTGTTCGTCCTTTCCTTGATAGTTGCGACAACCTAGCGGCGGATGCCCTTGCAACTCTTGTTTCCGCCGCGGAGGCACATGCACTATGTGCTGATAGAGAAGCTGGTGATAAAGGGGGAGGAGAGCTTCCTCTTATTGCATCCGTCTTAAACGGCGATATTCTTATATCGCTTGCTTCAAGCCCAATTGCGGCTGTTCGGTCGGGGATACTTGATCTCTTGGTGAGGAGTGTGGAGGGAATGCGTGGCGATTTGTTTAGGCGTCATCTAGTAATCAGAATTTTTCGCAGTCTTGTGATGGATCTCTACCCCTTGGTTAGGAGACGTGCGGTTGATGGCATGATAGCTTTGCTAAGGTATGCCGGTGGTGGCATTGATAGTTTGGACGTGGAGCATTTTTTTGATCGTGCTGTTGAGCTTCTCAAGGACGAAGCGGAGGTAGTGAGATTGGTTGCTGTTCGATTG ATCAGCGAATGTGGGGAGATTTTTACTGCCAGCCAACAGGGTGCTGAGCATAGTGACCAAATGACTATGATATTTGTTCAG CTTGGTTCAATGGCAAGAGATATGTGTGTGGAAGTTAGATATGAAGCTTTTATTGCTCTTGGGAGAGTAAGACTAGTACAGGAGAATGTCCTGTTACAGTCTCTCTCCAAGAAAATATTGCGCGCCAAGAGTGGATCTCATGTTGAAAGTTCTGTCAATGGAACTAAAATTTCATTGCAATCGGCTGCTGGCATTTTTGTGCACGGGATTGAAGATGAGTTTTACAAG GTACGGGAAGCTGCCTGTAGATCAATGGGAAAGCTAAGTATTTCCTCCGCCCAATTTGCTAATGAGGCCATAAACTTGTTAATGGATATGTTAAATGATGATACAGAGGTGGTTCAATTACAAACTTTGCAAACACTGTGTCATATGGCAACTTGTAACAGCCTAATAATACAGAGTAAACACACGCAAATG TTTCTTTGGCTGTTATCAGATATTAATGCCTCGATAAGATGCAAAGCAAGGAAACTGCTTCAGCTAGTGAAGTTGCCTGATCTTGTGACATTCACTAAAGCAATTGATTCTCTCATCACCAATTTAGAGACATTCCCAGAG gaagaaaaagatatcttctttgttcttttctttcttggtaAGAATCACAAGAAGTTCTCGACTAAGGTAGCTAAAGAATTTGCGAAAAAG ACAGATCTCTCATGTGGAGAGCTGATCTTAGATAGTCCTGGGGCAGCAGCAAAGTTAGTGTTAATCATCTCATCATCTTTCTTCAATGAACAGCGAACTACTGATATACCTGCGGTTCTGTTTTCTTATGCAGTTCCTCTTTGTGGAAGAATTGCCTCAGCTCTTAGAGGTGCTATAAGCCAAGATTCccttgttgcttatttatgctctCAAAGCAAAGAAGTCAATAAGTTATACAGTTCTGCTGGCCCAGTTGATTTCACAATGTTTGATTTTGCTTTCAAGGGAAATACATTGGATTTTAGCGAGATAGTAACATTCCCTGAGCAACTGCAGGACAGCAGTGAGCTGTTGAATGATGAAATAATGCACTCCATTAAGCTTAATTTGAAAACTATTGGTGAAGCCTGGCCCTTGATCAAGTCACATCAGCTACATAAAGTGCGAAGCTTGTTAAG GGATTGCAAAGAAGAATTAGAAACCATTGCTTTGGATGTTGACCAATCTGCTTGTGGATTTTTAGACTTTGTATCATTGTACATTGAGGCAATCCATTTGATTGCTGAAGTGTGGGAGAGGTGTCTATCAACTGGATCTCACTTTATGGGTATGACGGCACTGGATATCAAACTGGAAAAGTTAGACTCAAATCTCAAAAGATTGAGGAATGCCTTCTGTGATCTGCAGAGCGACGAAGAGTGTCATGTTCTAGAGTTGACCTTACTTAGTTATGCTTTTAGACTCACCGAGATTGGGGTACACCCTGAACCTATATTCGCAGAGCTGAAATCTATAATTTTGCGCTTGGAGTTCCTTTGTGAAGGATCATCTAATCTTTCTGCTTTTGCCAAAGAAGTCAGGCGTGTTTGCAATGGATGCACAACGGATACAGACTTCCATCCACATGTGTTCCGAAAGATGGTGGAACTCTTCTATCCTCAAAAGGTGACATATTCTGGAAGATTCAAACAGAAAAAAGCCGAAGTTCGAGTTATAGGAAATGATTCAGAAAACCCTCTGACTTTTATTCCAGGACTACCAGTTGGCATCCCCTTCCACATAACTATATACGAGGTTTTAAACAATGACAGGCTCTGGATCTTAATGGAAATGGGCAAGTCAATTAACTATGTCTTCCTTGATCTAAGCCAATTCAAAGGATCTGAGGCAAAGAGAAACCAGACTCTCCATGTTCCATTTTATGGAACTCCAAAAGCACCATCCTTTTCGTTGAAAGTTTATATAGCTATGGAGTGTCCTGACGATCCCACAAACCAGAAGAGAGGTCAGGGCGGGCCAATCAACAATTTGGCTATAATATCTATCGAAAATAGTGTTTATTTTGTTAACGTCAGTAACAAATGA
- the LOC122007281 gene encoding transcription termination factor MTEF18, mitochondrial-like translates to MTLLLLIRGIHSTKILSRLRASLIPPSVSVGFPKRYFFSCSSLPASSPRAKFPCRGSNQRNTSPADHGSAWLCHRTLLFSTRDAFVLKSHLNRQQDRFFSSTRVALAASVCAEELPDASSGQRITRSDRTDAQNAFVDYLHVTRGLPFMDAEHISKNSPEFLQRILAKIDNDDDVGRSLSRYLRYHPINEFEPFFESLGLNPSEIQPLLPRNLMFLEDDDVLLENYNILCNYGVPRRKIGKMYKEETEIFRYDFGVLHSKLCAYEALGLSKPTMINLVTCCPSLLVGGVNANFHKVLGKLKSLGIELDWIRGCLSDKSFYNWKWILGMLNFLDGIGCDKNELSSLVRNNPNFVFDDSGKKIYIVVAILLKLGLRKSNILVLFVQYPQILAGNFTKNLLQSVHFLAEIGMLSDDIASILSSHAQVLGSCSCKKPDVVLTDLNVSKITLCEIIKEDPSQFGTLVSKKKVDVLIFRNMDGHFLQEKTNFLLKLGFIENSDEMAKALGKFRGRGDQLQERLDVLVNAGLDCNTVSQMIKAVPAILNQSIDSIEKKIDFLLNHMGYSIESLVDFPAFLCYNIDKIKLRFTMYAWLKERKVTTPRKAVHSNVALSTILACSDTRFVKYVVNLHPDGPNEWEKLKLGFIENSEEMAKALGKFRGRGDQLQETLDVLVNAGLDCNTVSQMIKAVPAILNQSIDTIEKKIDFLLNHMGYSIESLVNFPAFLCYNIDKMKLRFTMYAWLKERKVTTPRKTVHSNVALSTILACSNTRFVKCIVNLHPDGPNEWEKLKNSFSSK, encoded by the coding sequence ATGACACTTCTCTTATTGATTCGGGGCATTCATTCTACCAAAATTCTCTCCCGACTGCGTGCGTCTCTGATTCCTCCTAGTGTTTCTGTTGGTTTTCCAAAACGTTACTTTTTCTCCTGTTCTTCTCTTCCTGCCTCGTCCCCTAGAGCGAAATTCCCGTGTAGAGGTTCCAATCAGCGTAACACCTCACCAGCTGATCACGGAAGCGCGTGGCTTTGTCACAGAACCTTACTGTTTTCCACTAGAGATGCCTTCGTTCTCAAGAGCCATCTAAATCGGCAGCAAGATCGGTTTTTTTCTAGCACTCGAGTTGCTCTGGCTGCTTCAGTGTGTGCAGAAGAACTTCCTGATGCTTCTTCTGGACAGAGAATCACTCGCTCTGACCGAACAGATGCTCAAAATGCTTTCGTTGACTACCTTCATGTTACCAGAGGCCTGCCTTTCATGGACGCTGAGCACATTAGCAAGAACTCTCCTGAGTTCCTCCAGCGCATACTTGCGAAGATTGACAATGATGATGATGTAGGGAGGTCCCTCTCTAGATATCTTCGCTATCACCCCATCAATGAATTTGAGCCCTTTTTTGAAAGTTTGGGTCTGAACCCATCAGAAATTCAGCCCCTCCTTCCTCGAAATCTGATGTTTCTCGAGGATGATGATGTTTTGCTCGAGAACTATAATATTCTTTGCAACTATGGAGTTCCCAGAAGAAAGATTGGTAAGATGTACAAAGAAGAGACTGAAATTTTCAGGTATGATTTTGGTGTTTTGCACTCAAAGCTTTGTGCTTATGAAGCACTTGGGCTCAGCAAACCTACCATGATCAATCTTGTTACATGCTGTCCTTCACTTTTAGTTGGTGGTGTAAATGCAAACTTTCATAAGGTTCTTGGGAAATTGAAGAGCCTAGGTATTGAGCTGGATTGGATCCGAGGATGTTTGTCAGACAAGAGCTTTTATAATTGGAAATGGATTCTTGGTATGCTGAATTTTCTTGATGGAATTGGTTGTGATAAGAATGAATTGTCTTCTCTGGTTAGAAACAACCCAAATTTTGTTTTTGATGATTCTGGAAAGAAAATATACATTGTAGTTGCAATCCTGTTAAAGCTGGGTCTTAGAAAGTCCaatatattagttttatttgtgcAGTACCCGCAAATCCTGGCTGGGAACTTCACGAAAAACTTGTTGCAGTCTGTGCATTTCTTAGCAGAGATTGGAATGTTGAGCGATGATATTGCTAGCATTTTGTCTTCCCATGCCCAAGTTTTGGGTTCTTGTTCTTGTAAGAAACCTGATGTTGTTTTGACAGACCTAAATGTATCCAAGATAACGTTGTGTGAGATTATAAAAGAAGATCCCAGTCAGTTTGGAACATTAGTTTCAAAAAAGAAGGTTGATGTTCTCATTTTCCGTAACATGGATGGACATTTTCTTCAAGAAAAGACCAATTTCTTGTTGAAGCTGGGGTTTATAGAGAATTCTGATGAAATGGCTAAAGCACTGGGCAAGTTCCGAGGGAGAGGGGACCAACTGCAAGAGCGACTTGACGTCCTAGTGAATGCTGGATTAGATTGCAACACTGTTTCTCAGATGATTAAGGCAGTTCCTGCCATTCTTAATCAATCAATAGATTCAATTGAGAAAAAGATTGACTTTCTTCTGAATCACATGGGCTATTCGATTGAATCACTTGTTGACTTTCCAGCATTCTTGTGCTACAATATAGACAAGATCAAGCTGAGGTTTACTATGTATGCTTGGCTCAAAGAAAGAAAGGTAACAACTCCTAGGAAAGCTGTCCACTCAAATGTAGCCTTGAGTACGATTCTTGCATGCTCGGACACAAGGTTTGTGAAATACGTTGTCAATCTTCATCCCGACGGGCCTAATGAATGGGAGAAGTTGAAGCTGGGGTTTATAGAGAATTCTGAAGAAATGGCTAAAGCACTGGGCAAGTTCCGAGGGAGAGGGGACCAACTGCAAGAGACACTTGACGTCCTAGTGAATGCTGGATTAGATTGCAACACTGTTTCTCAGATGATTAAGGCAGTTCCTGCCATTCTTAATCAATCAATAGATACAATTGAGAAAAAGATTGACTTTCTTCTGAATCACATGGGCTATTCGATTGAATCACTTGTTAACTTTCCAGCATTCTTGTGCTACAATATAGACAAGATGAAGCTGAGGTTTACTATGTATGCTTGGCTCAAAGAAAGAAAGGTAACAACTCCTAGGAAAACTGTCCACTCAAATGTAGCCTTGAGTACGATTCTTGCATGCTCGAACACAAGGTTTGTGAAATGCATTGTCAATCTTCATCCCGACGGGCCTAATGAATGGGAGAAGTTGAAGAATTCCTTCTCATCAAAATAA